The genomic segment ctgccagacaagacaggaaggtgggagacaagtatacttgtctgaagagcagaagcaggaacaacggagagacgcagcaagcccgggagggaaaggacagtctccacctccccccctccctgccttagggaggccagcaggaggccagcatgtgcaggaagctgcaggaagctctgaagctcccagaacagagagcaggaggaggaagcgcccctagaggaaggcatggaaagtGCAGGGAACAGAACACCCAGCTAAGAAGCAGGGAAACAGCACAGGactggatatcaaaaggcaagactgttcagagggaaagagggaggaggaaggtgggaagaaaagggggggaaagatcctgcccaaaacaggggagaggggaggaaaggagaaaaagccactatccaaacaccaccctcggcttatatgcaagtcaataagttttccagcattttggggtgaaattatgtgcctcggcttatatgcgggtcagcttatatgcaagtatatacggtaatctggagaaacaggtttgattccccactcctcctcgacatgtagcttgcttggtgaccttgggccgcctaccgttctctcagaactctctcagccccacccacgtcTCACGTGGCAACATGTGGtagcaagaggaagggaaaggcaatcgGAAGCCCCTTTGAGGGTCCCTAGATTgccaaattttattctgctgcttctgatcaACACCCACTTGAATCACACTTGCACAGAATCATCTTTGTGGGGTTAATTATTTCTTTGGCTCTTGAGTCCCAAAGTTGAGATTGATTACTATGCTGAAAAAGCAGATTTCATCAGAGTCCCATCTTGCCAGAGAAAAcatattgtaaaatatatttaacaGAGAGCATGGAGCGCTTCTGTTACAGGAATGTTCTGCCAAACTCAGCTTTACTGCACGTTATCTAAAGATATGTTTACCCTGGGTTAGATATTTGGTCAGCTTTTCCGTATAgcgcttttaaaaaaattatattcagtTTCTAAGCTGTAACCGATTCTGGTCGAACGCCCATCTAATTTGAAAATGGTTCTTTTCTGCTTTCTGATATTGTCAAAGCCCACTTCCAGAATAAAAGGAGCTCCCAGCATCACAGGGTATTGTATGCTTAGTTTCaagtttttattaaaataaattatgtcACTTCATTCACCACTACTCATTGTGGACTAGTTAGCTGCCAAAATGTTGGTCCCAGATATTTTAGTGGAACACAAGCAAACGGCAAGCCCTTTCTCTTTTTACATAAAGGCTTTTAATTAACACAGCTGTGTCCCTTCAGACATTTTTGGAtgctgtagcacaggggtagtcaacctatggtcctccagatgtccatggactacaattcccatgagcgaatgctggcaggggctcatgggaattgtagtccatggacgtctggaggaccacaggttgactacccctgctgtagcacaTAAGCATTTCTGATGTCTTTACAGTTTTTAGCATGACTCTAATTACAGTGGAACAGTATTGTGGCACATCCCCCCCATCAATATATCATTATCATAGGCACTGAAGTTCCTCacatggcagtataaaaatctaataaataaataaatttataactCCATCCTCAAGTCTCAAAGGGCTATTCAAGTGCCCAGGGCATCAAGCAAATGAGATACTTCTCAGACAGAGTCACGCCATTTAGCTTTTACTAATATGACTCTGTCTGCAAACATCCCAATTTGCACTTTAAGAATCCTTTGAGACTTGCGGATTAAATTAGCCCAACTATAAAATCTGTGAGGCACTTCAGTGCCCATGATGAGGATatattgtttgcttgtttgttttgtgcCTAAAAGAGGTGTTTTAGTTTTTGATGTTGCTTGCTAGTTTTATGTTCATAGTTTAAAATCATGTTTAATGCCTAGGGGCGGCCGTCATGTTCATTAAAAATCTACATAATGGGGTCACCCTCGATTAGGACATAGGCCGCGGCCAAGCTGTGCGACCCTCGGATTTGCAAGAAAAGTATAAAGCAAAGGAGATTAAAATATCCACGGATATAACGTAGGCGGTGCCTGCACATTCACAGAACTTGTTAAAGGAGGCTGCATCCTGCCAGCTTTTCCCATCTTGCATACACCGCCTGGActgcttctctcctctttcttttgccACCTTTGTGGGAGAAGAGAAGCAGGTGGGCAGGGAGCATCTGGGTTGGAGGGGAGGAATGAAAGGTGGGGAAAGGTAACAGGGAGGGAAATCAGAGCTGGAACAAGAAGGAAACATTGATGAGGGGGGTAGAGGAAATGGGGTTTCAGAGTGGGGAGACGTGTTAGAACAGCTAGAGACCAAGAAGAGCTTCAAGCTGTATGCTTTCAGGTGTCTGAAGAAAGTATCTTTGACTCTTATATCCTAAAAATTATGTTGCTCTCTGGCAGGGGCTGAGGAATACCATCTCCTGAGCCATACATATTTTTCCTCCTGTGTTACTACCTTGTTCTGTACTTTTATGGACACATAAAATTGCCaggcaactgatctctgcagcacaGTTCCCCGCCTAAAACATTTGATTATCCTGACTGCCAGTGCTGCAGATTCCTGTTTTCATAGTAACACAAGCTGCAGAAATCCCTttgacttcagaagaaaatgtaGTTCTGCAAATGTGAGCATCATCTTAGCTTTATCCAGTGCACAGTTCCTTATATCTGAAATTTAATCCTGaaattttggatttttatttcagGAACCCTAAAATTTCAAAAATGCCCTTTCATTTGGGCTATTTCTGATCCCAAGTGAAACAGAGCACTGTTTAATATCACAActtagggcaagcagcttgaaaCAGAAGTACAAATGATGGAGACGGTCAGCTCCTCTTTCctgtgtagacaaactggagcatgtccagaggagggtaacaaagatagtgaggggtttggagaccaagacgtatgggggagcttggtctgtttagcctggagaggagatgactgagaggggatttgataaccatcttcaagtatttcaaaggctgccatatagagcagggatcctcaacctgtggtcctccagatgttcatggactacaattcccatgagcccctgccagcaaatgctggcaggggctcatgggaattgtagtccatgaacatctagaggaccacaggttgaggatccctgatatagaggatggagcagagttgttctctcttgccccggagggacggaccagagtcaatgggatgaaattaattcaaaagaaattccgtctaaacatccggaagaagttcctgacagttggagcagtttctcagtggaacaggcttcctcaggaggtggtaggttctccatctttggacatttttaaacagaggctggataaccatctgacggagaggctgaatctgtgaaggttcaagggggtggcaggttacagtggatgagcgatagggttgtgagtgtcctccatagtgcagagggttggactagatgacccaggatgtcccttccaattctgtgattctatgactctatgattctatgtatgctttgatgttttccttcccccaacctactctTGTGGTGATTCAGTGACAACTTTCTGTAACAACTGGAATTTGAAATCATGTTGATCAGTGCACCCTGATTGTTAGGAAAGTTGGAAAATTGGAtgctttaatttttatttcctgAAAGTGTGAACTTTGCCCCGGGTGGTGAGCATTCTATTACATAGAACGCATAAGGATGATAGATGAACTGTGagaattcccctctcctctcttctaTGCTTGAACAATGATTGTGTTCCATAACTTCTAGGATCATAAAGGGCCAGGTACACATAATAAGACTTCTCCATATGTTTTAACATGCCTCAGAGTAAAGCGATACCTTGGCTTGCAAACAGCATTTAGTACTATGAGATTTCAGATGTAAGTGAAGTTTCTGTTTAGCTAATGAATCAGATTTCTAAGCAGATCACAGTGTAGCTCAAATACAAAAGTGACATGTGTTGTTTTTGCAGGTCATTAAATGCAAAGCAGCTGTTGCTTGGGAGATTAAGAAACCCCTGGTCATTGAGCAAATCGAAGTAgctcccccaaaggctcatgaAGTTCGCATTAAGGTAACTGACCTTGAAGTTATTGCTACGTACATGAAAGATAAATTCTTGCAGTCTTATTTTTTTTGGATatggaaataattttaatatattaaaagatGAATATTACACAAGAAAAATGTTAAACATGTTGAATTGAGAGTACAGTCAAATTCCACAAATTCTATATTAATTATGGTTTGCCTTTTCCATTCCAATCAGATTTACAGTTCTGATTTTCTGGGGCAGTGAACCCCCACTTTGTTGTTTCAGATAGCAGCAAATTATGGTTAAGTCATTAACAACGCAATCCTATGCAAAGTCACTTCAGTCAAAATCTATTAATTTCAATAGACTCAAATAAGCTTGCATAGGATTTGCATAGTACTGAAATTAAATTCTAAGCATGCAAAGAAAGAAGGACAAAGGACTTGGGAGCCTGTGAAAATAGAGCTTATGCCCATGTAgttctgatctggatagcccaggcaagtttgatcccatcagatctcagaagctaagcagggctgatccttgctagtatttggaggggagacctccaacgATCTGGATGGAGTTTCTCCAAAGAACACATACTGCAGAGGCCTATGAATTTCCACCTATGAatttcccttgcctggctgccagtcaaTCCTTGGATCTATGAGCGATATGACACACAGCTTATGATCAATAATAATGCCCATGATTTTGCTGTGATTTTGCTATCAGGCTGGGCCAAGACTCAGCACCATGGTGGGTGGCACACATGTGTCTACAGGAAATAGATGCTGAATTTCTACTCATGACTTGCAACATGAAATAAGCAAAACCAATAGACAATGTTTCCTCCTTTCATCTTTAAACAGATTTTGGCCACCGGGATCTGTCGCTCAGATGACCATGTGCTCAGCGGTGCATTTACTATGCCCCTCCCAATACTTTTGGGCCATGAAGCAGCTGGAATTGTGGAGAGTGTTGGAGAGGGAGTAACTTGTGTGAAACCAGGTATGAGCAGAGATGGCTATAAGATAAACAGGTTGAAGCTTAATGCTCATGTAACCCTGCAGGTACAAGAACAGAGCTGTTTTTCATGTGCTCCCATATATGCTGCTGCAGCAAGCACTACTCCCAATGCAATgacaaaaaaaaggagagagagagagagagatactttGCATGTGATAATGTATATGTTTTGTCCTTTGTAGGCCTTATGCTTCAATAACACAAATCATGTGCTACTACAGGtcttggggggtttttttggatGGTGGTGGCAAAATTTCTTCATTGATTGTACACTTTCCTACCTTAAGCAGCCTTGTCTCATTAGGGGATTTTCCTTTAAATGATGGCTAAATTGTTACAGCTGCTGGAACTATGACTTCCATCTCTAGAAGCATGTGGAATCGTTCAAGTTGTAACTCTTGGTTTATTCCTTTTGGCTCACAGGGGACCATGTTATCCCCCTCTTTACCCCACAATGTGGAAACTGCAGTGCTTGCCGAAGTAAAAGAGGCAACCTTTGTTCTCAAAATGAGTAGGTATCTCTTTATTGTTTGTTAACTAGCACCATATCTAAGGGTCAAAGCAGAGGTGATAGCAGCAAATCAATGACTGGATAGACTAAAACTTTTAAATATGGTAATAGAAGTTACACAGCAAAGGGGAAAATCTGGGTATTGGTTGGGAGGAAAGGACCTTGCACAGCCTCCCTAAGTTCTGGCACTGGCACAgtcatgatgtgtgtgtgtgggaggggggcacaCCATCGGTTTGTCTAGCTTGGTGCTGTCTGCTGATCTGGGTCTTCAGGATCTCAGCCAGAGggaactgcaaacatttagcaatattggtccttgtgcggaatggccttcaGTATTTcctctttcgctgatgtgttgcggcttgtgctcagaagtgtagcggttttttcggggggaatccacttttctggatttccccctaagcactataaaattccgattgttgctggagtctggtgggagttttgcggtatgtttacgatgtcatgcggaacgttaaattaatagtgtttacaaaaggtaagacttcagctacatttaagttgtgtggaatggccctttgtATTTGTGAACCTATGactgaacccagagctggcctaAAGATTTTTTGATATTATAGGCAGTGAATTCACCACCTGCCCCCATGCCAAAGAGAAACCACCACTCACCCTCCTCCACCCATGTACTGTGAAGAAGCAGGAAGCTGCCATCCCATCCTACTTGTCCTCCACGCTATGGACATCACTATGGCCATAGGagtatatgaagctgccttatactgaatcagaccaccagtCCATCAAAGCCCATATAGTCTACTCAAACTGGAagtggttctccaggatctcacataaagctctttcacatcaccgattacctgatccttttaactggagatgtcagggattgaacctgggaccatctgcatgccaagcagatgctcttcctctGAGCTACAGTAGTattcccaggttgggaaatacttggagactgggGTGTGGGCATGTTTGTGAAACCtgtggaaggcagggtttggggagaggagggactccagcaaggtataatgccattccaaaacagccattttctacaggtgaactgatctctgttgccaggctATCAGCAGTAATCTCAGGTGACCTTTAACTACCATCTAcataggctggcaaccttaagctACAACCCCTCCCTGTGGCATGGGGAGAGGCGGCCGCCCACCTTCCTCACTCCCCTGCACTGTGATGACCAACCTCCTACCCTTCAGCACAACAAGGTGGGAAGTTTTTGGCATCGCCCTCCTGACAGAGGATGGAAGGGTTGTGCAGGCTTCCTGCTACCACCCACTGAAGCCAAGGTTGCCTCTTGGGGCAGACCCTGATGCCAGGGCAGCAGCAAGGCTAGTGGGTGCCCTAATAacgaagaataagaataagaataataagaagagttggttcttatatgccgcttttctctacctgaaggagtctcaaagtggcttacaatcgccttccctttcctttccccacaatagaggctgagagagcccagaacTTTCGAATTCAAGTCCAGCATACTGTTCTACCACAGTAGGCTCCTGTATCGTTCCCCCTTTAAAAGATCTAATTCTTTCAATCTCTGtttgtcttcccccctccccaaagccttagTGAACCTCGTGGTTTAATGCCTGACGGCACCAGCAGGTTTACTTGCAAAGGGAAGAACCTTCACCACTTCATCAGCACCAGCACCTTCACGGAATACACCGTGGTGCATGAGAATGCAGTGGTCAGAATTGATCCTGCTGCCCCGCTGGAAAAAGTGTGTCTGATCGGCTGTGGGTTTTCCACCGGTTATGGAGCAGCAGTTCAGACAGCCCAGGTGAGTTCTAGAGGACATGTTTCAATAATATCCCCGTTTGATCTACACTTTATGGAGAGACGCACAGAGAGAAATATCTTGCCTATATATTTAAACTAGTCAGTAAGAACAAATCATGAAACAGTTACGAAATTAACCAAGACCGAACCTACCCCCTTGCAGTACGATGTACACTTGGATAACATTTCTGATAACAGCATAAGAAAAGTCCAGCTGGATCAGGACAACAGTCTATCTGGTTTACCAAGATGTTTGTCACCGTGGCTAATGAAATGTTCCAAGAAATTCCAAACTGGTGCACAAGAAGGAGATAGTCCTCCCCAGTTGCATTTCAGCATTTGACTTTGCATAGCACATTTCCTCCCAAATGCTCCTGCCTATGATTTTGTAAAGTAATTTTTACAGCCATCTAAACCATTGATCTTCACCCCCAGTTAGGTCAAGAATATAAATTGGGTCATGCCCTCCTTGCAGCTGAATTGTGACCTCTATAAAGCTGCCATTTATTGTTGCTGTTTATTTGGAAAGACCTGCTGCATCCATAGCAATTTGTGAGTTCAAGCCAATAATTCCTGGAATAAGTCTTCACAAACACACTCATAAATTGACTGGCAAAAATAATGGGAAATATTTTCAGTTCAGATCCCTGAGAGATACAGTGATCTCTGTTCACTGAGGCTTTGAAATATCAGTAGCCATTAAGATGAAAAGAGCCATCAGGAGAAAGATATTTTCAATGGAAGCCTCATggaattaacacatggaattcagtgCCGCAGGAcgtggtggtggctacaaacacagacagcttcaaggggGGACTAGATAAACCTATAGAGCAACGGTCCATGAGTGACTATTagctacaacaggggtagtcaacctgtggtcttccagatgctggcaggggctcatttgctggcaggggctcatgggaattgttgtccatggacatctggaggaccacaggttgactacccctgagctacaaggtatagatggaacactatgtatTGGGTGGTGATGCTATGTATTCTTAGTGCTtagagggcaacagtgggagggcttctggaattctggccccactgatgccacctgggttttggcaaatgtgtgacacagagtgttgggctagatggAAGATACCGCCATCTTAAGTTTAGAACATCGTACTGGTGGCTCTCAGTAGGTGCAGTCCCTCTGGCACACCTAGTGGCAgtcatagatagatagatagatagatagatagatagatagatagatagatagatagatagatagatagatagatagatagatagatagatagatagatagatagatagatagatagatagatagatagatagatagatagatagatagatagatagatagatagatagatagatagatagatagatagatagatagatagatagatagatagatagatagacagagagagagagagagagagagagagaggcaggcaggcaggcaggcaggcaggcaggcaggcaggcaggcaggcagctggccGGCCATTGGCATGATCCAACATGTCTTCTCTAACGTTTTTAAGCCAGCATTAAAATACGTTCTAGCATTTCCTCCCATACCTGTTGAAAGCCACCTTTAAAAACCATACTGGAAGGACTGAACCATACAATGATCTTATGGTTTTCTAGGTGGAACGTGGCTCTACCTGTGCTGTCTTTGGCTTGGGAGGAGTCGGTCTCTCAGCTGTCATGGGATGCAAAGCTGCAGGAGCTTCCCGAATTATTGGGGTCGACATCAATAAAAGTAAATTTCCTAAAGCTATGGAGGTGGGAGCCACTGAGTGCGTCAACCCGCTGGATCACAAGAAGCCCATCAATGAAGTCTTGGTTGATATGACTGACGGTCAAGGTGTAGAATATTCATTTGAAGTGATTGGACGCACAGATACCATGGTAGGTGACTTCAAAAATGGCTTTATATTACTTACGGAGAGTCCTTTTTGGGAGAGATTGTGATGATGAATGTTGTGATCTGAAATTACTTCAATTAGAAGCAGCTTCCTCTTTACCATTAAATTACGACTATGTATTAGCCAGGTCTGGGGTTTGGTAATATGCTTCAAGAGCATCGACAAGTCACAACCCGCAATTATGTCACCATCCAATTGTCCAATAAGTGTACC from the Paroedura picta isolate Pp20150507F chromosome 10, Ppicta_v3.0, whole genome shotgun sequence genome contains:
- the LOC143819315 gene encoding alcohol dehydrogenase 1A → MSTAGKVIKCKAAVAWEIKKPLVIEQIEVAPPKAHEVRIKILATGICRSDDHVLSGAFTMPLPILLGHEAAGIVESVGEGVTCVKPGDHVIPLFTPQCGNCSACRSKRGNLCSQNDLSEPRGLMPDGTSRFTCKGKNLHHFISTSTFTEYTVVHENAVVRIDPAAPLEKVCLIGCGFSTGYGAAVQTAQVERGSTCAVFGLGGVGLSAVMGCKAAGASRIIGVDINKSKFPKAMEVGATECVNPLDHKKPINEVLVDMTDGQGVEYSFEVIGRTDTMTAALASCQKNYGTSVIVGVPPSASEICFNPMLLFTGRTWKGSVFGGWKSKDSVPKLVSDYMGKKFVLDPLITHTLPFEKINEGFELLRTGKSIRTVLTF